In the Deltaproteobacteria bacterium genome, one interval contains:
- a CDS encoding MoaD/ThiS family protein: MADRLGFDQPGPVILEEPVEEGESLRSLLTRLAGRFSHFSEALFDPETQSLSSEVSLLINNHIDLSQGMDTKLKDGDQILFLPILAGG, encoded by the coding sequence ATGGCTGACCGCCTCGGTTTTGATCAGCCGGGGCCCGTCATCCTGGAGGAACCGGTGGAAGAAGGGGAGTCCTTGCGTTCCCTCCTGACCCGTCTGGCTGGAAGGTTCAGCCATTTCTCCGAAGCCTTATTCGACCCCGAAACCCAGAGCCTATCCAGTGAAGTAAGCCTGCTGATCAATAATCACATTGATCTTTCTCAGGGGATGGATACAAAGCTGAAGGATGGAGATCAGATCCTCTTTCTGCCGATCCTGGCCGGAGGGTAA